Proteins encoded in a region of the Falco rusticolus isolate bFalRus1 chromosome 10, bFalRus1.pri, whole genome shotgun sequence genome:
- the CDKN1C gene encoding cyclin-dependent kinase inhibitor 1C isoform X2: MSNVHLSGAAALERLTARRALAGPGRSPACRTLFGPVDHEELGRELRSRLREMGEDDQRRWDYNFHTDTPLPGPGRLRWEEVEGGAVPAFYRETLQISSRGGNGRRSPKQRRSAPPAARRPPPARRLSRPPASGSGEPDFCTTAPTGGACRPRRRGEPGPPRPSGRAAAAGAGRSGAGRPPAAHGAVLASDCAMYSALYRDALCLM; encoded by the exons ATGTCCAACGTGCACCTCTCCGGCGCCGCCGCGCTGGAGCGCCTGACGGCCCGGCGGGCGCTGGCCGggcccggccgcagccccgcctGCAGGACCCTCTTCGGGCCGGTGGACCACGAGGAGCTGGGCCGGGAGTTGCGCAGCCGGCTGCGGGAGATGGGAGAGGACGACCAGCGCCGCTGGGACTACAACTTCCACACCGACACGCCGCTGCCGGGGCCCGGTCGCCTGCgctgggaggaggtggaggGCGGCGCCGTGCCCGCGTTCTACCGGGAGACGCTGCAG ATTTCTTCGCGAGGAGGAAACGGCCGGCGGAGCCCAAAGCAGCGGCGGAGCGCCCCGCcggctgcccgccgccccccgccggcgcGCCGGCTGAGCAGACCCCCCGCAAGCGGCTCCGGTGAGCCAG ACTTTTGCACTACGGCACCCACGGGAGGGGCGTGCCGCCCCCGGAGGCGCGGCGAGCCGGGACCCCCACGCCCGTCCGGCCGGGCAGCGGCAGCGGGAGCcgggcggagcggagcggggcgccCGCCGGCCGCGCACGGAGCAGTGTTAGCGTCCGACTGTGCAATGTATTCCGCTCTGTATAGAGACGCGTTATGCCTAATGTGA
- the CDKN1C gene encoding cyclin-dependent kinase inhibitor 1C isoform X1, whose product MSNVHLSGAAALERLTARRALAGPGRSPACRTLFGPVDHEELGRELRSRLREMGEDDQRRWDYNFHTDTPLPGPGRLRWEEVEGGAVPAFYRETLQVGRRRVPLRRAAPAPPPPAAAKGPGGRLSRENRAAPRRRAGRLRRGPPTARITDFFARRKRPAEPKAAAERPAGCPPPPAGAPAEQTPRKRLR is encoded by the exons ATGTCCAACGTGCACCTCTCCGGCGCCGCCGCGCTGGAGCGCCTGACGGCCCGGCGGGCGCTGGCCGggcccggccgcagccccgcctGCAGGACCCTCTTCGGGCCGGTGGACCACGAGGAGCTGGGCCGGGAGTTGCGCAGCCGGCTGCGGGAGATGGGAGAGGACGACCAGCGCCGCTGGGACTACAACTTCCACACCGACACGCCGCTGCCGGGGCCCGGTCGCCTGCgctgggaggaggtggaggGCGGCGCCGTGCCCGCGTTCTACCGGGAGACGCTGCAGGTGGGGCGGCGCCGCGTCCCCCTGCGCcgggcggcccccgccccgccgccgcccgccgccgccaaGGGGCCCGGCGGCCGCCTGAGTCGGGAGAaccgcgccgcgccccgccgccgcgccgggcggcTGCGCCGGGGCCCCCCGACGGCCCGTATCACAG ATTTCTTCGCGAGGAGGAAACGGCCGGCGGAGCCCAAAGCAGCGGCGGAGCGCCCCGCcggctgcccgccgccccccgccggcgcGCCGGCTGAGCAGACCCCCCGCAAGCGGCTCCGGTGA